One genomic region from Drosophila subpulchrella strain 33 F10 #4 breed RU33 chromosome 2R, RU_Dsub_v1.1 Primary Assembly, whole genome shotgun sequence encodes:
- the LOC119550650 gene encoding BMP-binding endothelial regulator protein isoform X1 — protein sequence MCCQSSGQWKFSAQQPPKSPAPRRHYLGFSQRTQVLILTIILLAVLQTQTVAAGAGDSLSGVRQSCSNEGEEVQLKNQPQIFTCFKCECQNGFVNCRDTCPPVNDCYILDKSNGTCCRRCKGCSFRGMSYESGSEWSDPEDPCKTYKCVATVVTETIQKCYSQCDDNQLQPPRPGECCPTCQGCKINGQTVAEGQEVDASIDDRCLVCQCRGNQLTCSKKTCPVLPCPMSKQTKRPDECCPRCPQNHSFLPVPGKCLFNKSVYPEKTQFMPDRCTNCTCLNGTSVCQRPTCPILECSPEFQEPDGCCPRCAVAEVRSECSLDGVIYQNNETWDMGPCRSCRCNGGTIRCAQMRCPAVKCRANEELKQPAGECCQRCVETAGTCTVFGDPHFRTFDGKFFSFQGSCKYLLASDCLGKTFHIRLTNEGRGTRRASWAKTVTLNLRNLKVNLGQRMRVKVNGTRVTLPYVGVAGGQNVTIERLADGGAVMLRSEMGLTLEWNGAGFLQVSVPAKFKQRLCGLCGNFNGSSRDDLTGKDGRSHGDDEVWHFANSWKVGGPKSCSRKREFLAATPTCDKRKSNFYCHPLSVPDLFGECHERLNPENYKAACRMDVCECPSGDCHCDSFAAYAHECRRLGVQLPDWRNATSCPATGWRRGNATLSSFKGNQFYGDPSFSRMKGRRRQKNHQLRLQLQQEQQQRSKQGQKGRHKPGGPVSNGHAHNRLDKDQLQKEFILKHVPSSFLYPRAPDRTPPPLH from the exons ATGTGTTGCCAATCAAGTGGCCAGTGGAAATTTTCTGCGCAGCAGCCTCCGAAATCACCGGCGCCAAGGCGGCATTACCTAGGATTTTCCCAACGCACCCAGGTCCTGATCCTCACCATAATCCTGCTGGCCGTGCTCCAAACTCAGACAGTCGCCGCCGGAGCGGGCGATAGTCTATCAG GCGTCCGGCAATCCTGCTCGAATGAGGGAGAAGAAGTGCAACTGAAGAATCAACCGCAGATTTTCACCTGCTTCAAATGCGAGTGCCAG AACGGATTCGTCAATTGCCGTGATACCTGTCCGCCCGTCAATGATTGCTATATTCTGGATAAATCGAATGGAACTTGTTGCCGCAGGTGCAAAG GTTGCTCTTTCCGTGGCATGTCCTATGAGAGCGGTTCGGAGTGGAGCGATCCGGAGGATCCCTGCAAGACGTACAAGTGCGTGGCTACCGTGGTCACCGAGACGATCCAGAAGTGCTATTCGCAGTGCGACGACAACCAGTTACAGCCTCCACGGCCCGGCGAATGCTGCCCCACCTGTCAGG GTTGCAAGATCAACGGACAGACGGTGGCCGAGGGCCAGGAGGTGGACGCCTCCATCGACGACCGCTGTCTGGTGTGCCAGTGCCGCGGGAACCAGCTGACCTGCTCCAAGAAGACCTGCCCGGTGCTCCCGTGTCCCATGTCCAAGCAGACCAAGCGTCCGGACGAGTGCTGTCCGCGCTGTCCGCAGAACCACAGTTTCCTCCCGGTTCCAG GCAAGTGCCTCTTCAACAAGAGTGTGTACCCCGAGAAGACGCAGTTCATGCCGGACAGGTGTACCAACTGTACCTGCCTGAACGGCACCTCCGTCTGCCAGCGCCCCACGTGCCCGATCCTGGAGTGCTCGCCGGAGTTCCAGGAGCCGGATGGCTGCTGTCCCCGCTGCGCCGTCGCCGAGGTGCGGAGCGAGTGCAGCCTGGACGGGGTGATCTACCAGAACAACGAGACCTGGGACATGGGCCCCTGCCGCAGTTGCCGCTGCAACGGGGGCACCATTCGCTGTGCCCAAATGCGCTGTCCGGCGGTCAAGTGCCGGGCCAACGAGGAGCTGAAGCAGCCGGCGGGAGAGTGCTGCCAGCGGTGCGTGGAGACGGCCGGAACCTGCACGGTGTTCGGGGATCCCCACTTCCGCACCTTCGACGGCAAGTTCTTCAGCTTCCAGGGCAGCTGCAAGTACCTCCTGGCCTCCGACTGTCTGGGCAAGACCTTCCACATCCGGCTGACGAACGAAGGGCGTGGCACCAGGCGCGCCAGTTGGGCCAAAACGGTGACCCTCAATCTGCGCAACCTGAAGGTGAATCTCGGCCAGCGAATGCGGGTCAAGGTGAACGGAACGAGGGTCACGCTGCCCtatgtgggcgtggccggtGGCCAGAATGTCACCATTGAGCGGCTGGCCGACGGAGGAGCGGTGATGCTGAGATCGGAGATGGGACTGACTCTGGAGTGGAATGGAGCTGGCTTCCTGCAGGTCTCGGTGCCGGCGAAATTCAAGCAGAGGCTGTGCGGCCTGTGTGGCAACTTCAACGGCAGTTCCCGAGATGATCTCACCGGGAAGGATGGACGCAGTCACGGGGACGACGAGGTCTGGCACTTTGCCAACTCCTGGAAGGTGGGTGGTCCCAAGTCCTGTTCGCGGAAGCGCGAATTCCTGGCCGCCACGCCCACCTGCGACAAGCGCAAGTCGAACTTCTACTGCCATCCGCTGAGTGTTCCGGATCTCTTTGGCGAGTGCCACGAGCGGCTGAATCCGGAGAACTACAAGGCCGCCTGCCGGATGGACGTGTGCGAGTGTCCCTCGGGTGACTGCCACTGCGACAGCTTTGCGGCCTACGCCCACGAGTGCCGCCGGCTGGGCGTCCAGCTGCCGGATTGGAGGAATGCCACCAGTTGTCCAGCGACCGGCTGGCGACGCGGCAATGCCACGCTGTCCAGCTTCAAGGGCAACCAGTTCTACGGCGATCCGAGCTTCAGCCGGATGAAGGGTCGCCGGCGGCAGAAGAACCACCAGCTGCGACTGCAGCtacagcaggagcagcagcagcggagCAAACAGGGCCAGAAGGGGCGGCACAAGCCGGGCGGCCCAGTGTCCaatggccacgcccacaaccGGCTGGACAAGGATCAGCTGCAGAAGGAGTTCATCCTGAAGCACGTGCCCAGCAGTTTCCTCTATCCGCGTGCGCCGGATCGCACGCCGCCGCCCCTCCACTAA
- the LOC119550650 gene encoding kielin/chordin-like protein isoform X2: MSYESGSEWSDPEDPCKTYKCVATVVTETIQKCYSQCDDNQLQPPRPGECCPTCQGCKINGQTVAEGQEVDASIDDRCLVCQCRGNQLTCSKKTCPVLPCPMSKQTKRPDECCPRCPQNHSFLPVPGKCLFNKSVYPEKTQFMPDRCTNCTCLNGTSVCQRPTCPILECSPEFQEPDGCCPRCAVAEVRSECSLDGVIYQNNETWDMGPCRSCRCNGGTIRCAQMRCPAVKCRANEELKQPAGECCQRCVETAGTCTVFGDPHFRTFDGKFFSFQGSCKYLLASDCLGKTFHIRLTNEGRGTRRASWAKTVTLNLRNLKVNLGQRMRVKVNGTRVTLPYVGVAGGQNVTIERLADGGAVMLRSEMGLTLEWNGAGFLQVSVPAKFKQRLCGLCGNFNGSSRDDLTGKDGRSHGDDEVWHFANSWKVGGPKSCSRKREFLAATPTCDKRKSNFYCHPLSVPDLFGECHERLNPENYKAACRMDVCECPSGDCHCDSFAAYAHECRRLGVQLPDWRNATSCPATGWRRGNATLSSFKGNQFYGDPSFSRMKGRRRQKNHQLRLQLQQEQQQRSKQGQKGRHKPGGPVSNGHAHNRLDKDQLQKEFILKHVPSSFLYPRAPDRTPPPLH, encoded by the exons ATGTCCTATGAGAGCGGTTCGGAGTGGAGCGATCCGGAGGATCCCTGCAAGACGTACAAGTGCGTGGCTACCGTGGTCACCGAGACGATCCAGAAGTGCTATTCGCAGTGCGACGACAACCAGTTACAGCCTCCACGGCCCGGCGAATGCTGCCCCACCTGTCAGG GTTGCAAGATCAACGGACAGACGGTGGCCGAGGGCCAGGAGGTGGACGCCTCCATCGACGACCGCTGTCTGGTGTGCCAGTGCCGCGGGAACCAGCTGACCTGCTCCAAGAAGACCTGCCCGGTGCTCCCGTGTCCCATGTCCAAGCAGACCAAGCGTCCGGACGAGTGCTGTCCGCGCTGTCCGCAGAACCACAGTTTCCTCCCGGTTCCAG GCAAGTGCCTCTTCAACAAGAGTGTGTACCCCGAGAAGACGCAGTTCATGCCGGACAGGTGTACCAACTGTACCTGCCTGAACGGCACCTCCGTCTGCCAGCGCCCCACGTGCCCGATCCTGGAGTGCTCGCCGGAGTTCCAGGAGCCGGATGGCTGCTGTCCCCGCTGCGCCGTCGCCGAGGTGCGGAGCGAGTGCAGCCTGGACGGGGTGATCTACCAGAACAACGAGACCTGGGACATGGGCCCCTGCCGCAGTTGCCGCTGCAACGGGGGCACCATTCGCTGTGCCCAAATGCGCTGTCCGGCGGTCAAGTGCCGGGCCAACGAGGAGCTGAAGCAGCCGGCGGGAGAGTGCTGCCAGCGGTGCGTGGAGACGGCCGGAACCTGCACGGTGTTCGGGGATCCCCACTTCCGCACCTTCGACGGCAAGTTCTTCAGCTTCCAGGGCAGCTGCAAGTACCTCCTGGCCTCCGACTGTCTGGGCAAGACCTTCCACATCCGGCTGACGAACGAAGGGCGTGGCACCAGGCGCGCCAGTTGGGCCAAAACGGTGACCCTCAATCTGCGCAACCTGAAGGTGAATCTCGGCCAGCGAATGCGGGTCAAGGTGAACGGAACGAGGGTCACGCTGCCCtatgtgggcgtggccggtGGCCAGAATGTCACCATTGAGCGGCTGGCCGACGGAGGAGCGGTGATGCTGAGATCGGAGATGGGACTGACTCTGGAGTGGAATGGAGCTGGCTTCCTGCAGGTCTCGGTGCCGGCGAAATTCAAGCAGAGGCTGTGCGGCCTGTGTGGCAACTTCAACGGCAGTTCCCGAGATGATCTCACCGGGAAGGATGGACGCAGTCACGGGGACGACGAGGTCTGGCACTTTGCCAACTCCTGGAAGGTGGGTGGTCCCAAGTCCTGTTCGCGGAAGCGCGAATTCCTGGCCGCCACGCCCACCTGCGACAAGCGCAAGTCGAACTTCTACTGCCATCCGCTGAGTGTTCCGGATCTCTTTGGCGAGTGCCACGAGCGGCTGAATCCGGAGAACTACAAGGCCGCCTGCCGGATGGACGTGTGCGAGTGTCCCTCGGGTGACTGCCACTGCGACAGCTTTGCGGCCTACGCCCACGAGTGCCGCCGGCTGGGCGTCCAGCTGCCGGATTGGAGGAATGCCACCAGTTGTCCAGCGACCGGCTGGCGACGCGGCAATGCCACGCTGTCCAGCTTCAAGGGCAACCAGTTCTACGGCGATCCGAGCTTCAGCCGGATGAAGGGTCGCCGGCGGCAGAAGAACCACCAGCTGCGACTGCAGCtacagcaggagcagcagcagcggagCAAACAGGGCCAGAAGGGGCGGCACAAGCCGGGCGGCCCAGTGTCCaatggccacgcccacaaccGGCTGGACAAGGATCAGCTGCAGAAGGAGTTCATCCTGAAGCACGTGCCCAGCAGTTTCCTCTATCCGCGTGCGCCGGATCGCACGCCGCCGCCCCTCCACTAA
- the LOC119551999 gene encoding antigen 5 like allergen Cul n 1: MEFGRYITIGCLLMILGVAISQPLSWCDPELCPDNTVHIACNNDGEFHETCSPDATMVDLKPYRNLIVEEHNKRRNFIASGSLPGYYPATRMATMVWDEELEYLATLNLKTCYLEHDDCHNSYRFRNLGQNLCGVDRRRNWPLNVTNLVEQSMGLWFGEHKLIDSSYISDFKLTRNLEKYGHFVETVLDRNTHVGCAMMRFTNPQYPFLYIYNTACNYASVYAIGVPVYNAGEPASECRTGSNPEYPALCSIREEYNPNHNLY, encoded by the exons ATGGAATTCGGAAGATATATAACGATCGGTTGTCTGCTGATGATCTTGGGGGTGGCGATCTCCCAACCGTTGTCCTGGTGCGATCCCGAATTGTGTCCAGATAACACGGTGCACATAGCTTGTAATAATGACGGG GAGTTCCATGAGACCTGCTCTCCGGATGCCACCATGGTGGACCTGAAGCCTTATCGCAATTTGATCGTGGAGGAGCACAACAAGCGGAGGAACTTCATTGCCTCTGGTTCCCTGCCTGGATATTATCCGGCCACCCGCATGGCCACCATGGTGTGGGATGAGGAACTGGAGTACCTGGCCACATTGAACTTGAAAACCTGCTATCTGGAGCACGACGACTGCCACAACAGCTACCGCTTCCGGAATCTGGGTCAGAACCTTTGCGGAGTCGACCGCCGGCGGAACTGGCCTCTGAACGTGACCAATCTGGTGGAGCAGTCGATGGGCCTGTGGTTTGGGGAACACAAGCTGATCGACAGCAGTTACATATCCGATTTTAAGCTCACCAGGAATCT TGAAAAGTATGGACACTTTGTGGAGACCGTGCTGGACCGTAACACCCATGTGGGCTGTGCCATGATGCGCTTCACCAATCCCCAGTACCCCTTCCTCTACATCTACAACACCGCCTGCAACTACGCCAGTGTCTATGCCATTGGAGTTCCGGTCTATAATGCCGGAGAACCCGCCTCCGAGTGCCGAACGGGCAGCAATCCGGAGTACCCCGCTCTCTGCTCCATCAGGGAGGAGTACAATCCCAACCACAATCTGTACTAG
- the LOC119550691 gene encoding antigen 5 like allergen Cul n 1, which yields MSALICGTTCLAIFQLMLQLVLAEDYSWCDPTLCPDGVKHIACRTTGQFARRCQPDAVQVDINRHKADFLHAHNKRRNFLALGKVPGYYPAARMATMVWDDELQYLSMLNSRTCKLDHDDCHNTYRYANSGQNLCAVWRPRDPYVNVTSLVEECLGLWFNEYDLIDSSFIDSFKVTSRFEDYGHFAEMNVDKNFAIGCSIMRFTRPDYPSVFIYNFICNYASLYALGAPVYETGRAASRCTTGKSHFYPGLCSTREVYDPNW from the exons ATGTCGGCATTGATATGTGGAACTACCTGCCTGGCCATCTTCCAGCTGATGCTGCAGTTGGTCCTGGCGGAGGATTATAGCTGGTGCGATCCCACTTTGTGCCCGGATGGGGTTAAACATATTGCTTGCCGAACCACAGGC CAATTTGCCAGACGTTGCCAACCAGATGCTGTCCAAGTGGATATAAATCGTCACAAGGCAGACTTCCTGCATGCCCACAACAAAAGGAGGAACTTCCTGGCCTTAGGAAAAGTTCCAGGGTATTATCCTGCCGCACGAATGGCCACAATG GTGTGGGATGATGAGCTGCAGTACCTGTCTATGCTGAATTCGCGCACCTGCAAACTGGACCACGATGATTGCCACAACACCTACCGATATGCAAACTCTGGACAGAATCTCTGTGCCGTCTGGCGACCAAGGGATCCTTATGTGAATGTCACCAGTTTGGTGGAGGAGTGCCTGGGTCTCTGGTTCAACGAATACGATCTGATAGACAGCAGTTTTATCGATTCCTTCAAGGTCACATCCCGTTT TGAGGACTACGGCCACTTTGCTGAGATGAATGTGGACAAGAACTTCGCGATAGGCTGCTCCATCATGCGATTCACACGTCCCGACTATCCATCCGTATTTATCTACAACTTCATCTGCAACTATGCTTCACTGTACGCCCTGGGAGCCCCTGTTTATGAGACGGGTAGAGCGGCATCTCGCTGCACCACGGGCAAAAGCCACTTCTATCCAGGATTGTGCTCCACCCGCGAGGTGTACGATCCCAATTGGTAA